The following DNA comes from Miscanthus floridulus cultivar M001 chromosome 5, ASM1932011v1, whole genome shotgun sequence.
TCCGAGCAGCAGTTTAGTATGCTTTTGTGAAATGTCCTATCATGATGCAGTGGATCCATCTTTTAATAATTTCTGCTTTCATACTTTTAGTAATTATTTATTCAATACTTGCTAGCTTCTTAGGTTAGCTTTTTGTGCATGGTTGAAATGGGACAAAACAAAGGGCAGACTTTTCACATTTTATTTATGACCTCTGTTTCAGTTCTACTCAGTCTGTGTATACGACTTAGTGCTTGATTGTTTCACTAGTGTCATGGTATGTCAGCCCGTTTATTTAATTCAAGCTAACTGGACACTACAATATATAAAGTTAATTTTCAATCAAGCAAAACAATAACAGTGATTTTTCCCTCCtaaatgttaggaaaaataaattATCATACATGTTAATTTTATATCTTATATATGTGTCATGCTCTAGACCATCCTATCTGAACCATAGCACTTTACTTGTGCTCAAGCTCCAAGTTCAAATAACATTACAATTATGCACTTTAGTCAAATTGTTACTATTCGGTTATACTTGGTTCTTATTTGTGAATTATCCTATGCTTTATTCTTATTTTTCTATTGGTGCTATATTTTATTTAGATTGTGCTACCATGGCGGCGGATAATTGGACCATAAATCTGGAATGCGATGGGAAAGCTGAAGGACATAAACATGTGCAAAGGGAAATGGATAGAGATGAGATATGCTTTTTCGACTTGATTGATCTGATCGAGGGTTCTGGGTACACATCAGTCGACTATCTATACTACAAGAGAAAAGATAGCTTGGTTGTAATACAACAAGATTCTGATGTGATGGAAATGCTCAACGAGTGTGAGAGCGAAAAGACGGTTAATTTGTTTGTGACGAGGCAGAGACTGGCCACTTTAGCGCCTACCAAGTCCAACAAAGAACCATCCAAATCTAAACCAAAAAAAAATAAAGGTATTAGAATGAACATATAATTTACTTTTCTATGTATATTTGATTATTCAAGGACAACTATTCCAAGTCATGTTAGTTATCTGTGATTTATGTTCATCCAATATTAACATATCCAACCCCACTGTGTTATGTGACTTAATAAATAGAATCTTGATAGTCTAATACAAATATCTAGTTGTTTAATAAAAAGATTACATATTGTTTATTATATTTACTATAAACACATGTTCATGTCCCCAACATTTGTTTAGTAGGAAGAGGAGgtacaaagaaaaagaaaggattaAATGTAATGCATACTGAAGCACTATATGCTAACGAGGTTGAGCAGCATGATGATGAGAACCAGAACACATCAGGTACAAATGTAGTTAGATCAATCTCATTCATATGGACTGCATCTTAACCAATTACTATCACTATCATTCTATTTTTAATAGGTGATGGCGATGAAGTACCTGGTAAACGAAAGGGGACCGTTTTAACACATGTTTGGGATCTActtggaggagatcggatagtagTAAGATGTAATATGCTTGGACAACCCATTGGAAAGAAGGTGGCCTTTTAGGGCAATTTTTGGGCACCATAGCAAGAAATGGTGGTTACTGTCCTGTTGGTGCCAAAGATTGGAGAGAAGTTAAGAAAAACAATGCAAAAACCATAATTCAATTCATCCAGGTTAGCTAAATATTACAAGACATAATGTTTTTATAAGATTAAGTATATATATGCTTGTTATCATGTCATGAAGTCAAATTCATTCATTAGTGACTTTCTTATTTTAGACAAAGTTCTTATATCCTCATTCATGTGAGAAATGGATATTGAAATCAAttggaagagattggagaaaaTACAAGGCAACATTAAAAAAGTcactatttaatccaaaaaagaaAAAGTCTGTTTTGAACAAGCGTTGTCCAGATGATATCGATGAAGATCAATGGAAGGCCCTAGTAAAATATTGGAAGTCCAGCGAAGGACAAGTAAGGCACCATTATTGAAACTATTTGGCTTTTTTTACTATCACTATCTATACCATTATTGATTTTTATATGTATAATGGTTCATTATCTATTAATTTACTTTTCTTGTAGACCCTAAGTGAGAAGAACAAAATAAGTTGTCAAATGAAGAAGACAACACATACAGCCGGTACAAAGAGTTATGCTCGTTGGTCTGAGGACATGGTGAGTCATCTTctgttttaaaaaaattatacaTGATTCTTCTTACTTTTCCTTTGCTGCTATTTTTTCAGAGGCAAACTGATCCTGAAAAAAAACAGCCACATAGAGCAAAGGTTTACCTCGCAACTCACAGGAAAAGGGGAAAAGGGATAAATGAACCAGTGGTATGCTACATGCACATGAGAATTTTTGCAAATATAAAATTATTTCTATTTTCTAATGTGCGGATTTCTTGCTTGTAGGTTGAACTGGAAAATCTCCTAGACACACAACCAGAGTTAGCACAAAATAGTGAGGGAGGAGTTGCATGGGAAGGTGATGCATTACATCGGGTGTTGGGAGAAGAGAAAGCTGGACAAGTGCACGGCATGGGATTGCTTCCAGTTCCTAAACAAGTTTATGGTCGAAGAACACACCATTTTAAGGACATTAATATAGTTTCACTAGATGGCTCATCATCTGATGTAGAGACTCACATGTTGGAGGAAATAAGGCAACTCAAAGAGCATTCTAGAATGCAAGACAAAGTTATTGAAGAACTAAAAAACAATCAAAGGAACCATGAGAACCAAGAAGCAACAATGGTAACAATTTACATTTTAATTTGTAACTTCGTATTGAAATGTGTTACTCAAACTTTATTTCTTTTCTAGAGAAATTGCGCTAGGAGTGATCATAACAATTCTCAGAATCAAGCGGTGCTTTCTAAAAGAAAGGTATTTGCTCTATTTTCCATGTTTTCACCTAATTTAGTCTTTTGGCTTTAATATTGTTTCAAATTTTTAGAGAGTTCACTGTGTTGCACCCAAGCAGAATGATGGATTCCTTGAACACAGGGATGAATTGGTAAAGTCACTTTCTTGTGAATTTAATTCTATTTTATTCACAAAGGATTTTTTATATTAACTCATGCTACTGTCTTTTTTCTCTTTACTAGAATAAAGAAACATGTGAGTCTGAATATAGTGATGATGACAGTCTACTTTTATCCACCACAAGTAAaacaacaaagaaacaaaagGTATCTATGAACCACACTTTGCTGTATTTATAGAGGAATTTTTGTCTTAATATTTCATACTTCATTTTATATGTGTAAGGGTCATCATGGAGGGCCTGGAGAGACTACGACCATTGCACACCAGGAGGTGGCTCATGACAAGGTTACATACAACAAGCGTCAAGCACCTAAACAACTTCCTATAATGAAGGTAGATGAACATAATACACTTGTTCTAATTGCATGATCTTGATGTACAACTAAGGGTTGTTGGTCACTAAGAGATTATGTCAAATTAATGTAGGTTGGGTCCATGGTGCTACTAATGACTTCAAAATATCCTAATAAGGCTAATGTGGCCTATGCAACTCTCTTGAGCACTGATCCAGAAGCCATTGTTGGTGGAGTTAAGACAGGAAGTCAATTCTACAAAGTGCGTATCGATCATGCTATAGCAAAAGATGAGCCATTAGTGAGGCCTAGGCCTGGGTGCAACAATATTGGTGATGCTCAAGCCAAAGGAGTCTCAATTGCTTGGCCTTTGATGTTTGTATGTTCAAACTAGCTTTCTTAACTTACATCATTGTACATATATGGCCTAATTTGTAATCTTACAACTTACATTTTCTTTGCAGGTTCAAATGATTAATGGTTGAATTCCTACATCGATGTGTACAAAGAATAATGGAAGAAGAAGCAATGGACTTTATGAATCCTAGCTAGTTCTTGAATTTTTCTGTCTAGTATGGACTGTGTGTTTGCTCTCTACACCCATATCGTTATGTACAAATACTATGATTTAATCTAAACAAGCACTATGTTTGAAATCATCCTACTATATGTGGATCTTGTTATGATTATTGAAATTTGTGGTTTATGTGATTTTGCAATGTGTCATGTTGTGTGATTCTATAATAAtccgtgtgccacatatataggcGAAACAAATATTTATTTCCTAATCTGAATATGTTACAATAGATATAAACAAGTGTTACAAACCATGTGTTCCTTTGTTCCATACTATGCTCTACCATAATGTAGAAGTGTTACTAGAACTAAAAAAAGTGTTACAGCAGACAATCACTATAACACTAGGCAAATGTTCCCATAGATAAATAAATGTGCTACAAACTATGTATTCCACCATAATTGAAGTGTTACTAGAGAAAAAAAAGTGTTACAGCAAAAATCATTGTAACACTAGACAAATGTTCCTATAGACAAGTAGATGCGTTACAATAAACCAGTCTATAGTAACATGGCCAATTGGAACACAAAAAAAAATGTGTTACTAAGAGAGCTAGTAACACTTTTTCCAACCTACAGTAACACAAGTTGGTGTTACTGTATCCCTGTGCTGTTGTAGtgatcatgtgaattacttacctgccgcagtaaaagacgagaacacaatgaccattaaaaatatcattgtttagagatctagataattttatagtttcttaattttatttgtttataaaaggagaaatttatagtgtattaaaaaatgagtatagagagtagatggcaactgcttccaggtcctcggcctctcatgggtttccaaagcgacttaggccgggccttcctctcattccatgcggcaaatgtcgtgatgagacgaagattgtgatggagtaccgagtgaagaaggagggtcccaacaaggatcgtatcttctacaagtgtccggatcgcaatgtgagttattttatcgtatttaatgattatggttagtttatacctattttcatgatggttgtgattaaagttctaattttttgttttaatttcagtgggatggcagtggacgatgttcaagcttctactgggaggaagagtatgttgaactcgtgcaaaaatatcttgcacaataggcagatacggcggctaatgaggcagtgatccagccgaagaagcccaaagatgttgcacaatcgggggatctgtctgttttagttgagattggtcgcgaaatccttgtgctcctgaaatgtattttagctttagttcttttagtggtagttgggattgtctacattgtagcgatgctttcataaatttgtatcttttgtgatggcacgcatgttgtataaataattaattatgatctaggttttaatatgatatttatgtcatgtaatgcagatgagccatcaTTGGAtatataatgctgatcgccgctcccaagagttcattgacggcgtgcattctttgttacatgcggccgaggcaaacaaacgcgacggtttcatgtgctgtccatgtgccatatgtaagaatacggtggaatatccttgctcaaggactcttcattcacacttgttcaagtcgggtttcatgccaaactatatttgttggacaaagcacggagaaaccggtgttgtaatggaagaaggtgaagaagaacaatggaacgacaatgatattattcctgatggtgcgtgcttcaatgatactgcaatgggagaagctgaagaagaggtagccgcagaagatgagccggctgatgatctttctcaagtcattcatgacgcacaaagagaatgtgaaagtgaaaaggagaagatcaagttcgagcggatgctagaagatcacaagaaattgttgtacccaacttgtgatgcagggcagaaaaagttgggaaccacactagaattgctgcaatggaaggcaaataatggtgtatctgacaagggatttggagagttactaaaaatccaaaagaagatgcttccgaagtacaatgaattgcccaccactacctacgaagcaaaacaagttgtctatcctatggggctagaaatagagaagatacatgcatgtcctaatgattgcatcctgtaccatggcaaagagtacgagaaattggatgcatgcccggtatgccatgcgtcgcggtataagatcaggcgagatgaccctggtgatgttgagggcgaacgtccgcgtaagaaaatccctgccaaggttatgtggtatgctcctataataccacgcttgaaacatctgttcagaaacaaagaacatgcaaaattgttatgatggcacaaagaagaccgtaaggtagacaatatgttgagacaccctgctgatgggtcccagtggagagcaatcgacagagaattcccggagtttgcaaatgacgcaagaaacttaaggtttgctttaagtacagatggtatcaatccttttggagagcagaacagtagtcatagcacttggcctattactctaagtatctacaacattcctccttggttatgcatgaagcggaagttcattatgatgcctgtgctcatccaaggcccaaagcaacctggcaatgacatcgatgtgtacctgagaccacttattgacgaacttctcattttgtggaataaagaaggtgtacgtgtgtgggatgagtacaaacaggaacactttgatttgcgagcattgttgttcgtaacaatcaatgattggcctgctctaagtaatcttttaggacagtcaaacaaaggatataatgcatgcacacactgcttcggtgatattagaggtgtattcttgaaaaaatgtcgaaaggtcgtgtaccttggccatcgtcgatttcttcctgcaaatcaccccgtaagaaagaaaggcaagcattttaaagggaaggcagaccacctgaccaagcctcgcaaccgaaccggtgaggatgtactcgatggGGGGATGGCACCAGGAGTAAAGGGGCGTGGCATATATATACcactgccatcttcttccttgcgtccttcgccgattcctctcccctgcgcccacgccactcggcccgccacaccgaggacgccgccgccaccccgcccgacgtcggtcgccgccaccgcctcgcgcGCGTCCACGGTCCCCACACCACCCCGCGCGCCGATGACCTCATGGCGCCACTACTGCCCGGCCGCCCCCGCCAGACGCGCGGCCACACCGGTACCATACGTACCCTCGCCGCGTTGACACGGCGCGACGATGAGGCCACCAACGCGCGCGCGCGGCTTCCTCTCCTCCATTCCCAAGGTACGCTAGCTGCTTGCTCCGTTCCATCTCCAAGCTACACCATGACCAACAGATCGATCGTGATGAGGAGCACGCTGTGCTAGCTTGCTCGATCTTGGATCCACCGATCAAACATTTGATCAGACTGCAGTTGATCATTGAAGATTTCACTTCAATGAACATAAAAAACAGTGATGTCCATCATAAAAAGAAAGATCTTATAGGTTTGGTCGAAATAGTTAGCACTTCGCTAACTTTCTTGTATTTTGTTTATGGTTAATAAAGTGCTGGGAAGCAATGCTCCATGATTTCAGTTAAAAAAAACTATGATAATTTTGACCAAGTTCATATAGAGAAAAATATCATCACTTATCATACTAAATAGATTATACTGTGAAATTATATTACATGATAATAAActgaatgatactaatttgatatcataaatagcaaagtatttttttataaatttgatcaaacttaaaacaATTTAATTTTGACTAAACAATATAAGGTACTTTTTAGCCAATGGGGTACATTATTGCATATATGTTAGTTTATCATTattgcgtttctatgtatacggcggagcaccgccgccctcgttcgccctagggtttagggtttatacggcggagcaccgccgccctcgttcgccctagggtttaggccgGTTCCGCTGCCctcgttcgatcatttttggcatgttgttgtgaacctcttcgggagtaattctctctggttatattagcaataagacacatatacttacatttcataatgacttatacttacattatcagcatagaattttctcatatgatgaatgactacatggttcacatggtttatacatcatttgtattcatatgcatgtatatatacgtcgcggagcactgccgccctcgttcgcccatgcgtttctatgtatacggcggagcaccgctgccctcgttcacccatgtgtacagacatatatacggcggagtggagcaccgccactcttgtcacaccgccctttctcgtggcctagttgatcaacattcgtattatcgttatcgttaatgctaaacaatcacaccagggcgaaccgcgctgttgatgtcaccgacgtggttcgccctagtcaccgacgcaatttgccctcggccgtttatgtatagccctaattcgccctagtaccgacgtagttcgccctagtgtggtgaATTGCGTccatgaccgaggggcaagatttaataatgcatattgttcgtagattttacgcatgtaagcaaagatttgacgtactatatattggttttgttttttgaagctagatggccgacccgagaaacatggatgaggaggagttgatgatgaatttgatcaacactggcactcaagttgccggcgatgatggtgctaaaaataacgtgcaagaggatgcagatgacgggagtcagtacttagctcttgaacaaaatgagcaacaacatattggccaagtatatattttttattattagctatatatattatcatatgtcttatgtgtgctcatgacattaaaaataatgttgatgttttgtagccctctggatcgacatcaacaactacaacgaagagtaaaaatgttcgaggtcccaaaaagtcattggagggccgcttcatcatctcggagttcaatgtggatacaggagaaccaggggggccgaataaaatgaaatttgtgcaccactgtggttaccttgtacgggaccggctcccgattagtacccgtgaatggaagaagaagaccaatgctcctcatatcagttttgtctccgatcgtgacaaggcgttaatttggaaagatgtcttagtacatttcacgctccaaacagatggttatgatgatataatagatggtgatgaattgaaggagcgagttagggattgggcaatgaagaagatggccacccagtttcagacttggaagaaacacctatacacgacgtatgtgaagaagaacatagcaccagattttactgtcccaggcccgatctcaaagcagaggccctattgggatgagtttgtacagtacaagacttcggaagagggtgtgagtcgggtgataaagaaccaacgtaatgcccaacagaagacataccaccataccttgggatcaggtggctacccgactgccattaagaagtggaacaaaatggaagcagaccttcttgccaagggtatcagaccagaatcactcgagtggggagaacgtgcaaagaattggtttttcgctcatgggggaacactagaccaggagacagggaagtgcgtttatggcgcaagactgcaagaagcagcagaaagattgttttatgctcagagagctactgctagtggtgcgtttaggcccaacagagagaaggatgagctgacatacgccattggGACTATTGAatatggtggccgaactagaggcaaaggaagtgtctcgtgggagcatggattccctcaggacagaccttcctacagaagtcaccagagaaagaaggaagaagaggcacagcggctccagaggttggaggaagcggtgcgtgaagcacaggagcgggaaaaaaaccttgaagcgagaatgcaggaggaaattagaaggcaagtgcaaatagcagtgagtgcaagcaagcaggcatcagagccaggaatcaacattagccaatctgttcagttaaaaagcagctgcgcttccacggagataccaaatcaagggaacacaggactacgcttccctgtggatgacgtcactgaaccttgtacaatgtgtgagctacacattccgaaggagaattccacaatcaaggtggctatcggtcttgttaatcctatcgaccgaaccaagacaccaaggattcatgggaa
Coding sequences within:
- the LOC136454979 gene encoding uncharacterized protein yields the protein MRTKKQQWSDHNNSQNQAVLSKRKRVHCVAPKQNDGFLEHRDELNKETCESEYSDDDSLLLSTTSKTTKKQKGHHGGPGETTTIAHQEVAHDKVTYNKRQAPKQLPIMKVGSMVLLMTSKYPNKANVAYATLLSTDPEAIVGGVKTGSQFYKVRIDHAIAKDEPLVRPRPGCNNIGDAQAKGVSIAWPLMFVQMING